TACTTTATCGAATGAGAACAGGTATTCCTTGGCGAGATCTACCCTCTGAGTTCGGAGAGTGGAGTACCGTTTACAGACGATTTAATCTTTGGTCAAAGAAAGGGATTTTAGATAAACTTTTCAAAAGCTTATCTAGCATGGCTGATTTTGAATGGGTCTTTCTTGATGGCTCTATAGTTCGAGCGCATCAGCATAGTACAGGTGCAGCTACTGAAAGCTCAGAGCAAATAGGAAAAAGTCGCGGGGGCAACTCAACCAAAATTCACTTAGCCGTAGATAGTGGTGGTCTGCCGATTTGCTTTGATTTATCAGAAGGACAACGCCACGATATAGTGCATGCCGAAAGCTTAGTTGAACAACTCGATGAAGTTAATACTATCGTTTGTGATAAAGGATATGACAGCGAACCTTTCCGTACTTTTGTTAAGGAACGTGGCGGAGAAACGGTAATTGCTAAACGCAATTACGGACAAGATATAGACAAAGACAGTATGGATTGGTGTCTATACAAGTATCGTCACTTGGTCGAAAATGCCTTTGGGAGAATTAAGCATTATCGAGCTATTTCAAGTAGATATGACAAGCTAGAAAGGAATTATGCCAGCATGTTATCGCTGGCATTCATGTTAATGTGGCTACCGATGTATTGTTGAACACAAAATGTACAGCAAAGATCAACACGCCCTAGATACTAGTTCCACTAGACATTGTTGAACAAGACTTCAAGCCTAAGGGTGATGTTGGCTTCTTCGGTATGTTTCTCATAGGGCTCTCGTTCCCATTGGTAGCGCGGAATCAATTCGTAGAACAGCCATTCTTTCCAAACGTTTTCTCGGTAGGTTATCGACACCTGTGAGTATTCGTAGTGGTTATACGGCACGCTGGTTGCTGCAATCGTCGCGCTGTATTGCAGAGCTTGGTCTTGAGAAAGATAGTGATACAAAGTTAGCCCCGTACCGTACTCCCAGCCTTTAAGGTCGTCGTTATAACCTGCAAAGTTCGA
The nucleotide sequence above comes from Vibrio atlanticus. Encoded proteins:
- a CDS encoding IS5 family transposase, which produces MPRTMLTDIRWELLLQVMKSTGRIYDKTEHRMTFEGILYRMRTGIPWRDLPSEFGEWSTVYRRFNLWSKKGILDKLFKSLSSMADFEWVFLDGSIVRAHQHSTGAATESSEQIGKSRGGNSTKIHLAVDSGGLPICFDLSEGQRHDIVHAESLVEQLDEVNTIVCDKGYDSEPFRTFVKERGGETVIAKRNYGQDIDKDSMDWCLYKYRHLVENAFGRIKHYRAISSRYDKLERNYASMLSLAFMLMWLPMYC